AGCGTGCTTCTGAAAAGGGAGGATCTGCAGGTAGTCCGCTCCTTCAAGCTGCGCGGCGCCTATCATCTGATGAAGTCGCTGCCGGCCGAGAGGCTTGCCCGCGGCGTCGTCTGCGCCAGCGCCGGCAACCATGCGCAGGGCGTCGCCTATTCGTGCCAGGCGCTCGGCATACCCGGCAAAATCTATATGCCGAGCACAACCCCGCGGCAAAAAGTTACTCAAGCGGCCTTCTTCGGCGGACCCGACGTTGAAATTATCCTTACCGGAGACACTTTCGACGACGCGTTCAGCGAGGCGGTCGCCGCCAGCCGCAAGGACGACCTCGCGTTCATCCACCCGTTCGACGATCCGAAGATCATTGCCGGGAACGGCACGATCGGCAAAGAAATTATGGAGGCCGTCGAGGCCGCTCCCGACTTCATCTTCGTCACCATCGGAGGCGGGGGCCTGGCCGCAGGTGTAGGCGCCTATGTGAAAGCCGTATCGCCGGGCACGAAGCTGATAGGCGTCGAGCCGGAGGGTGCCCCGTCGATGCGGTTATCGCTCGATGCCGGAGAGGTGCTCACTCTGGACACCATTGATAAATTCGTCGACGGCGCCGCAGTCAAGCGTGTGGGCGATTTGACGTTCCGCATGTGCCGCGAGCTGCTGGACGATGTTGTGCTTGTTCCGGAGGGCAAGGCCTGCACAACGATGCTTGACCTGTACAACGAGAATGCGATCGTCGTCGAGCCTGCCGGCGCGCTGCCGATCGCCGCGCTTGATCTTTACCGGGACCAGATCGCCGGCAAAAGCGTTGTTTGTATCGTCAGCGGGGGTAACAACGACGTTGACCGGATGCAGGAGATCAAGGAACGGTCGCTTGTGTTCGAAGGGCTGAAGCATTATTTCATGGTCAACTTTCCTCAGCGTGCCGGCGCTTTGCGCGAATTTCTCGACGAGGTGCTCGGTCCGGACGACGATATAACTCGGTTCGAATATACGAAGAAGCATAACAAGGATAACGGTCCGGCGCTTGTTGGGATCGAATTGAAGCACCGCGGGGATTACGAGCCTCTTGTCGAGCGTATGCGCCTGAAAGGGCTGCAGTTTCTCGAGCTGAACAAGGATCCGCTCCTATTCAATCTGCTTATCTGAAATGACTTGCAGCTTGGGATTCATGTCCGAGCATGCGTAGAATTCGGGCTGCATAGGTTAAACTGATAGTGAAGCGTCCCAAGTTGTTCTTACACACCGTTTATGCGGCGTTCATTCCCGGTTTACAATTAGCCTATACACTCATGTCAGGAGGTGTGCCCCAAGATGACTGGCCTGACCGGAACGAAAAGCCCGAAGCTCATGATATTGTATGCCTCTTACGGCGATGGCCACCTTCAGGCCGCACGGGCCATCCGCGATGCGCTCGCGGACCGCGACATGGAGCAGACCGTTCTCGTCGATCTGCTGGCCGAAGCTCACCCGTGGATTAATGAAATGACACGCCGGGTGTATATGAAGAGCTTCACCCTGCTTCCCGGCTTATACGGCTGGGTATACGACCGCACCAAACCGATGAAGCACGATTCGCTGTTTGCAAACTGGCTCCACTCTTTCGGGCGCGACCGGCTGAGGCGAATCCTGCTGAGCGAGAAACCCGATGCGGTGATTCATACGTTCCCGCTGATGGCCATGCCTGCGATGAAAGAACGGATTGGGCTGCGGATTCCGTCCTGTTCCGTTGTCACCGATTTTGATCTCCACCAGCGGTGGGTCCATCCCAACATCGACCGCTACTATGTGCCCACAGAGGATATGAAGCGCGAGCTCATATCGCTCGGCATTCACGACGGCCGTATCTGCGTCAGCGGGATTCCGCTCAAGCGCGGGTTCCGCACGGTCACCCCGGACCCGGAGCTGCGCGCAAAGTATGGGCTGCCTGCCGGGAAACCGGTCGTGCTTATTATGGCGGGCGCCCATGGCTTACTCCCCAATATTAACGCCATCGTTGCGGCTCTCCTGGAACAGCCGGCAGTGACCGTCGCTCTTGTCTGCGGACGAAACGATTCGCTCGCGCAAACGATGCGCAGCAGTTTCGAAGGCCATCCCGAGGCCGACAGACTGCGCATATTTGGCTATATGGAACAGATTCATGAGCTGATGGCTCTGGCAACCTGCCTTGTAACGAAGCCGGGAGGCGTAACGCTGTCCGAAGCGCTGGCAGCGGGACTGCCTATTTTCATATATCGGCCGGTTCCCGGTCAAGAACGCAACAATGCACTGTATATGGAAAAAAAGGGCGCCGCCGTCATTACCTATTCCCCGGAACAGCTTTCTTATGAAATAATGAATCTAATTCACGATCCGATCCGTTTAATGAATAGCAAAAAAGCCATTCTGAGTCTGCAGCGCATCAATGCCGCGGACACAATCGCCTTGGACTTTTGCTCAAGCTTGCATATAATGGAAGGAGTGTCTTCCGTTGTCCCGCAATGATACGGGTCGCTTGAGCGGCCCCGTGCATGCACCCGGGAGCGGCATTTGCGAATAAGGATTAATAGGAGTGAGTTGTGATACGTAATCGCTGGTTCGCACAGGAAATCGTACTGCTTTCGATTATTTTGTTTTTCGTCGAATTTGTCCGCGGGGCTATGCTGATCAGCTTTCTTCCGATTTTCGGGGAAAAAACGCTCGGCCTAACGCTTGATATTATTGGCGTGGCGATAACCGCACATTATTTGATAGATACAGCGCTCAAAATGGCGATAGGCTATCTGCTGGACCGTTTCTCGATCCGTTTTGTCGTACATACCGGCCTTCTGGCATCGCTTGCCGGCGTGCTGCTGTTTCAATTCTCATTCATGCCGTGGATATTCATCGTAGCTGCGGCTTTATACGGAGTCGGCACTTCGCCGATCTGGATCGTCTGTCTGACGAAAGTGACGGAGGACCGGCGTGCTACGCAGATGGGTTTTCTCTATACAATCTGGTTCGTAGGTCTCGGTTCAGGTCCGATTGTGACCAATATTTTGCTCGACTACAGTACGCAAATCACTTATTATTTGCTGATTGCACTGTCCTTTGTCTGTTGGGGGCTCGCGCTGTTCATCAGCAACCGACAATCCTCTGCAGTGACATCACTGCCGGTGCGGGAGCAATTTTCCGTTCTGTTTGAGCGGCTTCGTCATATGCGGCTTCTGCTGCCCGGCATGGTGCTCCAGACGATGGGTGCGGGAATGCTTGTACCGATCCTTCCAAGCTTCGCCGAGGACCGCCTGGGCTTGAACGGCGCGCAATATTCGATGCTGCTGCTTGCAGGGGGCGTGTTCACTGTGCTTGGCCTTATTCCGCTGGGGCGCCTCTCGGACAAGCTAGGAGGGAAGAAATGGTTTCTTGTTATCGGCTTTGGCGGTATAGGGTCGGGGTTGTATGCGCTCGGCATGGCTCCGCCCCTATGGCAGAGCGTGCTGCTGGCAGGTGTGCTGGGTCTTTCCTATGCTGCCTTGCTTCCGGCTTGGAACGCTCTGCTTGCCAATTACGTGCCGCCGATGCAGCAGGGACTTGGATGGGGAATATTCTCAACGGTTGAAGGGATCGGCGGGATGATCGGACCGGTGGTCGGCGGGACGCTTGCCTCATGGTACGGACAGCCCTCAGTCATTTGGTGCAGCGCAGCATTTTATATCTTAATCGGATTATTCTACATTTGGTTTCCGTTCCGCGCATTCACGGATAACGCCAGTGGTGCAAATAAGCAGGGGGATTAGAAAATAATGAGTCAGTTCAACGATTGGATTCATCAGCTTAAACAGATTGATCTGGAACATCTGCAGCGCACGCTGAGAAGCTATTCGGCCTACGGTCCGCTGCCGGGTATATTTTTGCCTATGCTGGAGTCATTTTTACCGATACTGCCGCTGCTTGTATTCGTCGCAGCGAACGCTAATATTTACGGGTTTTGGCTTGGCTCTCTCTACTCATGGCTTGGCGTATGCGGCGGCTCGATCATTTTGTTCTGGCTTGCCCGCAAGCTCGGCCGACGCTTCGGCAGCTGGATTCGGAGACGGTTTCCGAAGACATCGCGTGTATTTGACTGGATTGAGCATAAAGGGTTTACCCCGATATTTTTGTTTGCGTGCTTTCCCTTCTCGCCTTCAGCACTCATTAACGTCGTTTCGGGTCTCAGCAACGTTCCGTTTCGCTCGTTCGTCCTGGCCATTACGCTTGGCAAGGCGGTCATGATTCTTAGCGTCTCGCTGCTCAGCTTCAACATCAGCGAAATCGCGCAGGAACCGTGGCGTCCTATTGTGACGGTACTGATGGTTGCCGGGATGTGGTTTGGCGGAAAGAAGCTGGAAGCACGCTACCAGACGAAGTAACTCCTGGGGAGGGCGGTGCCGCTTGAATTTGCGAAATGGAATGCTTCCGCTTGTAAGCGTCATGAGCGGCATCGCTACGGGAATCGTCCTGCTCTTCGCTACCACGCTCATCGGAGCCATGGTCTTTATCATTCGGCTGACGACTCAAGATTCGGGCAAGCACAAGGAGCTGAGGGAGTTCGTCGAAGCGCTGTTCGGAACTCCCTCACACCTTCGGCCCAGCGATGCCGGTGCGGATGAGCATAAAAGCGAGCGGCCCGTCCGGGCCGACGAGCCGTTCAGCGAGCCGTGTCCTGCTTGCGGCGAAACCGTAACGCACGAGCATGCCGAGTGCCCTTCCTGCGGGCTGCGGCTGCTGTAGTCCGGTCCTCAAGTTAAGACCTTTCGCACATAGTATTCTTCCTGCTGCGGCAAACTGTAGAAGTACTCAAGGTTGAACCCAAGTCAACCTTACCAAGACTTTTCTCAGGAGGCCACAACGATGTCGGGCGAACAACCTTCCAACAGGCAGCGCAAAGCGAGCCAGGCTCAATCTTTGGCGGACCGCAAGGGAACAGGCAAAGAGAAGGCAAGCGAAATGCAATCCGAAGCCGACCGCAGCGCCGTTCCCAAGCACGGGCTTTAACAGCCCGGATTCCGTGGCTGCGCCTATATAAGGAGGAAACAACAATGAGCGAAAAGCAGCGCCATTTCGAGATGGAACCAATGTCCGGCGAGCCGGTTGAGGTCGACGGCACCTACAAGAATGAATGGGGCCGCGAGGAAAAGCTCGAGCGCGGACAAGTGTTCCCGGCCGATCCGATGCTGGGAACAACGGAATGGGAACTGACCGAGCTGGACTTTGACAACCATCACAAAGGCCATACCGACCCGAGATTGGTTCCGAAGGCCGATGACGCCTCTAATGAAGCCAGTCTGAAGCATCCCCGCGGCCACATCGACCGCGGCGATAAATAAGCAAACGCCCTTTCCGTGCAGGTGATGTCTGCACGGAAAGGGCGTTTATTTGTACGCCGGAGCTCAAGCTTCCGCTCCGGATGCCGCTTCTTCTTCCCGCTCAAGAACTTGTTCGGCGACCCGGTCAAGTCTGCGGAGATGATAAGCGTATTCGAATATCGCGGACGCAACGAAGACAAGCCTCTTATGCTCGTCGGGGTTCTCGTTCAAATACGCCGTGATCTGCTTAACGAGCCGCGCTTCACGCGCTTCTTCCGGTTCGATGTCCGCGTTTGCTTTCATTTTGCCTTCGAGCTTGAGCAGGATTTGCTCGTGATACTTCGCCAGCTCCTCGATCAGCCGGTCAAATTGCTGAGCCCATTCCCCGGCTCCCGGCGCGGCAAAATAATGCTCCTCCACCACATCGAGCAAATCGGAGCCCTGCTGCAGCGCTTTGATCATCTGCTTGGACAGAAGAAGCTGTCTTGCACGGGCCAGCTTGCGCCGCGGCAGCAGCGAGCGCTCCTCCTCGAAGAGCACATACCGCTCGTCGAGCTTGCGAAGCGTTCCATGGAGCTTCTCCTTCTCCTCGCGGTGCACATCCTCCTTCATCTCGTTGGAG
This is a stretch of genomic DNA from Paenibacillus sp. sptzw28. It encodes these proteins:
- a CDS encoding TVP38/TMEM64 family protein, whose protein sequence is MSQFNDWIHQLKQIDLEHLQRTLRSYSAYGPLPGIFLPMLESFLPILPLLVFVAANANIYGFWLGSLYSWLGVCGGSIILFWLARKLGRRFGSWIRRRFPKTSRVFDWIEHKGFTPIFLFACFPFSPSALINVVSGLSNVPFRSFVLAITLGKAVMILSVSLLSFNISEIAQEPWRPIVTVLMVAGMWFGGKKLEARYQTK
- a CDS encoding aromatic acid exporter family protein; this translates as MTIGARVLKTGMAVALAVYLSGLFGFPSPIIAAVASIFTIQPSISRSWQQVTDQLQTNLLGAVVAIIAVKLFGSTPIALGLVCIIVILISIRLRMENTIGLTLVTVVAVMEATGEGWLFALERFSMVLTGMAAAFVVNVLVYPPRPRKQFIVQVHEAYGQLSLLLRMAISNEMKEDVHREEKEKLHGTLRKLDERYVLFEEERSLLPRRKLARARQLLLSKQMIKALQQGSDLLDVVEEHYFAAPGAGEWAQQFDRLIEELAKYHEQILLKLEGKMKANADIEPEEAREARLVKQITAYLNENPDEHKRLVFVASAIFEYAYHLRRLDRVAEQVLEREEEAASGAEA
- a CDS encoding MFS transporter — protein: MIRNRWFAQEIVLLSIILFFVEFVRGAMLISFLPIFGEKTLGLTLDIIGVAITAHYLIDTALKMAIGYLLDRFSIRFVVHTGLLASLAGVLLFQFSFMPWIFIVAAALYGVGTSPIWIVCLTKVTEDRRATQMGFLYTIWFVGLGSGPIVTNILLDYSTQITYYLLIALSFVCWGLALFISNRQSSAVTSLPVREQFSVLFERLRHMRLLLPGMVLQTMGAGMLVPILPSFAEDRLGLNGAQYSMLLLAGGVFTVLGLIPLGRLSDKLGGKKWFLVIGFGGIGSGLYALGMAPPLWQSVLLAGVLGLSYAALLPAWNALLANYVPPMQQGLGWGIFSTVEGIGGMIGPVVGGTLASWYGQPSVIWCSAAFYILIGLFYIWFPFRAFTDNASGANKQGD
- a CDS encoding MGDG synthase family glycosyltransferase, producing MTGLTGTKSPKLMILYASYGDGHLQAARAIRDALADRDMEQTVLVDLLAEAHPWINEMTRRVYMKSFTLLPGLYGWVYDRTKPMKHDSLFANWLHSFGRDRLRRILLSEKPDAVIHTFPLMAMPAMKERIGLRIPSCSVVTDFDLHQRWVHPNIDRYYVPTEDMKRELISLGIHDGRICVSGIPLKRGFRTVTPDPELRAKYGLPAGKPVVLIMAGAHGLLPNINAIVAALLEQPAVTVALVCGRNDSLAQTMRSSFEGHPEADRLRIFGYMEQIHELMALATCLVTKPGGVTLSEALAAGLPIFIYRPVPGQERNNALYMEKKGAAVITYSPEQLSYEIMNLIHDPIRLMNSKKAILSLQRINAADTIALDFCSSLHIMEGVSSVVPQ
- a CDS encoding transposase, yielding MSEKQRHFEMEPMSGEPVEVDGTYKNEWGREEKLERGQVFPADPMLGTTEWELTELDFDNHHKGHTDPRLVPKADDASNEASLKHPRGHIDRGDK
- the ilvA gene encoding threonine ammonia-lyase IlvA; the encoded protein is MANESRNSAGYTVGLTEIAQAQMHVKEVAARTPLLHNRVLSARYGCSVLLKREDLQVVRSFKLRGAYHLMKSLPAERLARGVVCASAGNHAQGVAYSCQALGIPGKIYMPSTTPRQKVTQAAFFGGPDVEIILTGDTFDDAFSEAVAASRKDDLAFIHPFDDPKIIAGNGTIGKEIMEAVEAAPDFIFVTIGGGGLAAGVGAYVKAVSPGTKLIGVEPEGAPSMRLSLDAGEVLTLDTIDKFVDGAAVKRVGDLTFRMCRELLDDVVLVPEGKACTTMLDLYNENAIVVEPAGALPIAALDLYRDQIAGKSVVCIVSGGNNDVDRMQEIKERSLVFEGLKHYFMVNFPQRAGALREFLDEVLGPDDDITRFEYTKKHNKDNGPALVGIELKHRGDYEPLVERMRLKGLQFLELNKDPLLFNLLI